One region of Pseudomonadota bacterium genomic DNA includes:
- a CDS encoding sigma-70 family RNA polymerase sigma factor: protein MNRSGDAEESPTGEEARMHQRFGELVQGHAGVIHGIARSYCWQAADREELEQEIVLQLWRAFPRYDPARTFSTWMYRIALNVAISYVRGHTRRERHFTPLPPEVEPRDPAAVIPGEQDERIEVLSRFMDTLDPLNRALLLLYLEEHTATEIAEVLGISPSNVTTKLSRLKQRIRAYQAPAKQQGDPQENNDGTR from the coding sequence ATGAACCGATCCGGAGACGCTGAGGAATCGCCGACTGGCGAGGAGGCGCGCATGCACCAGCGCTTCGGCGAGCTTGTGCAAGGCCATGCTGGCGTGATCCACGGCATTGCGCGGTCCTACTGCTGGCAGGCGGCCGATCGGGAGGAGCTGGAGCAGGAGATCGTGCTGCAGTTGTGGCGGGCCTTTCCCCGCTACGACCCCGCACGGACCTTCAGCACCTGGATGTACCGGATCGCCTTGAACGTCGCGATCTCCTACGTGCGCGGCCATACGCGCCGGGAGCGCCACTTCACGCCGCTCCCGCCAGAGGTCGAACCGAGGGATCCGGCGGCGGTCATCCCGGGCGAGCAAGACGAGCGCATCGAGGTGCTAAGCCGGTTCATGGACACCCTAGATCCGCTGAACCGGGCGCTGCTGCTGCTCTACCTTGAAGAACACACGGCAACGGAGATCGCCGAGGTGTTGGGCATCAGCCCAAGCAACGTGACCACCAAGTTGAGCCGACTCAAGCAACGCATCCGCGCCTACCAGGCGCCTGCCAAACAACAAGGCGACCCGCAGGAGAACAACGATGGAACTCGATGA
- a CDS encoding M20/M25/M40 family metallo-hydrolase, whose translation MPRLRALLPCFAALLATAPAPAADLSEEEAKIVEVIESRAEEAIGLLERAVNINSGTMNLEGVREVGDLFRAEFNDLGLSTKWVDGSAFERAGHLIARSNGTGPRLLLIGHLDTVFEPFSPFQRFERDGDEAKGPGVVDMKGGNVVIVEALRALKTVGVMNEVAVTVALIGDEERSGRPLDQARAALRAAAHNADYVLAFENGDSNPATAVIARRGASGWRLEVTGTPAHSSQLFQPEVGAGAVYEAARILHGFYERLSGENLLTFNPGVILGGTDVTYDAFQASGTAFGKTNVVAGSTVVTGDLRAISLKQLEHARSVMREVVADSLPGTSATITFDDGYPPLAPTAGNHDLLKLFSQISVELGHGEVAAVDPRNAGAADVSFTAGIVDRAIDGLGPGGGNDHTVAEYIILPTLSIQTQRAALMILRLSRM comes from the coding sequence ATGCCACGCCTTCGCGCCCTGCTGCCCTGCTTCGCCGCCCTCCTCGCGACCGCGCCCGCACCCGCGGCCGACCTCTCTGAGGAAGAGGCCAAGATCGTTGAGGTGATCGAGTCCCGCGCGGAAGAGGCGATCGGGCTCCTCGAGCGCGCGGTGAACATCAACAGCGGCACCATGAATCTCGAGGGCGTGCGCGAGGTAGGCGATCTGTTCCGGGCGGAGTTCAACGACCTGGGCCTCAGCACGAAGTGGGTCGACGGCTCAGCCTTCGAGCGCGCCGGGCACCTCATCGCACGCTCCAACGGCACCGGCCCGCGCCTGCTCCTCATCGGCCACCTGGACACGGTGTTCGAGCCCTTCAGCCCCTTCCAACGCTTCGAACGCGACGGCGATGAGGCCAAGGGCCCCGGCGTGGTGGACATGAAAGGCGGCAACGTCGTGATCGTCGAGGCGCTGCGCGCCCTGAAGACGGTCGGGGTGATGAATGAGGTCGCCGTCACCGTCGCCTTGATCGGTGATGAGGAACGCTCGGGCCGCCCCCTGGACCAGGCCCGCGCGGCGCTGCGCGCCGCCGCGCACAACGCGGACTACGTGCTCGCCTTCGAGAACGGTGACTCGAACCCCGCCACGGCCGTCATTGCCCGCCGCGGGGCCTCGGGCTGGCGCCTGGAGGTGACCGGCACGCCCGCCCACTCCTCCCAGCTGTTCCAACCGGAGGTGGGTGCCGGCGCCGTTTACGAGGCGGCGCGCATCCTCCACGGCTTCTACGAGCGGCTCTCGGGCGAGAATCTGCTCACTTTCAATCCAGGGGTCATCCTCGGCGGCACGGACGTCACCTACGACGCCTTCCAGGCCTCGGGCACGGCCTTCGGCAAGACCAACGTGGTGGCGGGCTCGACGGTGGTCACCGGTGACCTGCGGGCGATCTCCCTGAAGCAGTTGGAGCACGCGCGATCGGTAATGCGCGAGGTGGTCGCGGACTCCCTGCCCGGCACCAGCGCCACCATCACCTTCGATGACGGCTACCCCCCCCTGGCGCCGACGGCGGGCAACCACGACCTACTGAAACTGTTCAGTCAGATCAGCGTCGAGCTCGGCCACGGCGAAGTGGCCGCCGTCGACCCGCGCAACGCGGGCGCCGCCGACGTGTCCTTCACCGCCGGCATCGTCGATCGGGCGATCGACGGCCTCGGCCCCGGCGGTGGCAACGACCACACGGTAGCCGAGTACATCATTCTGCCGACGCTCTCGATCCAGACCCAGCGGGCGGCGCTGATGATTCTGCGTCTGTCGAGGATGTAG
- a CDS encoding TatD family hydrolase, giving the protein MPKSKRAKARPEIPRFEHPLFETHCHLDYLDQEALEATLTRAREVGVDKIVTIAVSPDNLQTVLDLAQGNEALWCTQGVHPHEAEHYTEDTGETIRARASLPEVVAVGEIGLDYYYDHADRAVQRQVFEAQLAIAVEQDLPIVVHTRDADEDTRAILSNFSGHLRRKGVIHSFTSGLPLAEYCLSEGFCLGFNGIATFKTAENVREVVAATPLEQLVIETDSPYLTPVPYRGTKNAPYFLPFVAEYLAEFRGLDVEEFLSAVYANSDRLFWGGGAGATGPSAAA; this is encoded by the coding sequence ATGCCTAAGTCCAAGCGCGCCAAAGCGCGACCCGAAATTCCCCGCTTCGAGCACCCGCTGTTCGAGACCCACTGCCACCTCGATTACCTCGACCAGGAGGCGCTGGAGGCGACCCTGACCCGCGCCCGGGAAGTGGGGGTGGACAAGATCGTCACCATCGCCGTGTCGCCGGACAATCTGCAGACCGTCCTCGACCTGGCGCAGGGCAACGAGGCCCTGTGGTGCACCCAGGGTGTGCATCCCCACGAGGCCGAGCACTACACCGAGGATACCGGCGAGACCATCCGCGCGCGGGCGAGCCTGCCGGAGGTGGTGGCCGTGGGCGAGATCGGTCTCGACTACTACTACGATCACGCCGACCGCGCCGTGCAGCGGCAGGTGTTCGAAGCACAGCTCGCGATCGCCGTGGAGCAGGATCTGCCCATCGTCGTGCACACGCGCGATGCGGATGAGGACACGCGGGCCATCCTATCGAATTTCTCAGGTCACCTACGGCGCAAGGGGGTGATCCACAGCTTCACCTCGGGCTTGCCCTTGGCCGAGTACTGCCTGAGCGAAGGGTTCTGTTTGGGCTTCAATGGGATCGCAACCTTCAAGACCGCCGAGAATGTGCGCGAGGTGGTGGCGGCGACGCCGTTGGAGCAATTGGTGATCGAAACCGACTCGCCTTACCTTACGCCGGTGCCCTATCGGGGGACGAAGAACGCGCCGTACTTCCTGCCGTTCGTGGCGGAGTACCTTGCGGAGTTCAGAGGCCTCGACGTCGAGGAGTTCCTGTCCGCCGTATACGCCAACAGCGATCGCCTCTTCTGGGGTGGAGGCGCGGGCGCTACGGGCCCTAGCGCCGCCGCCTGA
- a CDS encoding EAL domain-containing protein, protein MIDIKDLLFDVIGRIDDAVYVKDPSGAYLYVNRRAARLFGKRADEILGAHDTDLFPRQDAKQLAALDKRVTNTGKTVCAETRYRTLTGERRFTTRLSPALDAEGNLQGIVGVARDVTDQRDSHDSLTGLLNLHGLTRKIERLLRQGSSRLDPVDHVLCVVDLHNVEIANELCGHQAGDELLSRVARLLERHASRGDVCARLNSDEFALLLPQRDAISAEEIANNLVEEISAYRARCSEKSVSLASSIGLAVISPDISSAARAISMAKHAASSAKKRSRNRFAWYDESDHTVRTRRSELEALSQFNQAMEHDRFELFAQKICPLGVEGGLPSYEVLVRLRTSTGELMRPTSFLPVVEKSLRAAELDRWVIEHAFAWIAEHRDALERVDHFALNISGQSLGDESLVRSIHRAFETHGVPHSKVCFEITETAAIEELTHAVHFINLLRDSGCRVALDDFGAGLSSFRYLRDMPVDYVKIDGSFVRNICTNRSDYIVARGMHALTRDMGIRSVAEFIENAQIEHALREIGVDFGQGLFIHSPEPLSSIRALH, encoded by the coding sequence ATGATCGACATCAAAGATCTGCTCTTCGACGTCATCGGCCGCATCGATGATGCCGTATACGTAAAAGACCCTAGTGGCGCCTACCTGTACGTCAATCGCCGTGCCGCGCGCCTGTTCGGCAAGCGAGCGGACGAGATCCTCGGCGCCCACGACACAGATCTGTTCCCCAGGCAAGACGCCAAGCAACTCGCCGCGCTCGATAAGCGCGTCACCAACACGGGCAAGACCGTGTGCGCGGAGACCCGCTACCGCACCCTCACCGGCGAACGTCGTTTCACCACCCGTCTCTCCCCCGCCCTCGATGCGGAGGGGAATCTGCAGGGGATCGTCGGTGTCGCGCGCGATGTGACCGACCAGCGCGACAGCCATGATTCCTTGACCGGGCTCCTCAACCTGCACGGGCTGACGCGCAAGATAGAGCGTCTGCTGCGCCAGGGCAGCTCCCGCCTCGACCCGGTCGACCACGTGCTCTGCGTCGTAGACCTGCACAACGTTGAGATTGCGAACGAGCTCTGCGGCCACCAAGCCGGCGATGAGTTGCTGAGTCGGGTGGCGAGGCTGCTCGAGCGGCACGCATCGCGGGGCGATGTGTGTGCGCGCTTGAACAGCGATGAGTTCGCGTTGCTCCTGCCACAACGCGACGCGATATCGGCCGAGGAGATCGCCAACAACCTCGTCGAGGAGATCTCGGCTTACCGCGCCCGTTGCTCGGAGAAGTCGGTGAGCCTCGCCTCGAGCATCGGCCTGGCCGTGATCAGCCCCGATATCTCCAGCGCGGCGCGCGCGATCAGCATGGCCAAGCACGCGGCGTCGTCGGCGAAGAAGCGCAGCCGCAATCGCTTCGCCTGGTACGACGAGTCCGATCACACGGTCCGCACCCGGCGCTCCGAGCTCGAGGCGCTCTCCCAGTTCAATCAGGCCATGGAGCACGATCGCTTCGAGCTCTTCGCGCAGAAGATCTGCCCCCTCGGCGTGGAGGGCGGATTGCCGTCCTACGAGGTGCTCGTGCGCCTTCGCACCAGCACCGGGGAACTCATGCGCCCCACGAGCTTCCTGCCCGTGGTGGAGAAGAGCCTGCGCGCCGCCGAGTTGGATCGGTGGGTTATCGAACACGCCTTTGCCTGGATCGCTGAACACCGCGACGCCTTGGAGCGAGTGGACCACTTCGCCCTCAACATCTCCGGCCAGTCGCTGGGAGACGAGTCGCTGGTGCGCTCGATCCACCGCGCCTTCGAGACCCACGGCGTGCCACACAGCAAGGTGTGCTTCGAGATCACCGAGACCGCCGCCATCGAAGAGCTCACCCACGCGGTGCACTTCATCAACCTCCTGCGTGACTCAGGGTGTCGCGTCGCCCTCGATGATTTCGGCGCCGGCCTCTCGTCCTTCCGTTACCTGCGCGATATGCCCGTGGACTACGTGAAGATCGACGGCAGCTTCGTCCGCAACATCTGCACCAACCGATCCGACTACATCGTCGCCCGTGGCATGCATGCGCTCACCCGCGACATGGGCATTCGTAGCGTGGCCGAGTTCATCGAGAACGCGCAGATCGAGCACGCCCTGCGCGAGATCGGGGTCGACTTCGGCCAGGGCTTGTTCATCCACTCCCCGGAGCCGCTCTCCTCCATCCGCGCCCTGCACTAG
- a CDS encoding M60 family peptidase N-terminal accessory domain-containing protein, which yields MLDTLVPWALLLGVVAATQVFANPDDGVNARFQFDNSLQDTDGEYTLTGAGVETAYVARGTGTALELAGESWLEVPQAVHTALQRDQSLSLSVDFYFKDTGEDESVRVILSNKDWAYDVFGLKIEVFNERIEWQPEGIIFVQFNIGVGTREVATRFFDLPMDQWHTATVDIDFVTNEVAFGVNGRKENKSLNESEGGESIDPTAFISHLGETPFRLGAHQSAAGVEPEWRNEFDIENGNTTTSNLAEVYLDNFVIQSPKPDGDAATVNASLRAFNRHLSGEEVLGNAALEAELLALRENLSGIDFAAISDEAGQFVSAHAEAFGPVYAIVERNNLDNVRYDDLPATSKAYVDLGVWMLESGLPDSDPSSAAGVTYIEHREWPGALAPGAERVTGGSADIRAEYVRDPGYLMGGMRQEPESELAAYLYRPTGFYAPAGEVVTVTVPDALVDSGLHLRVGVHADNHSLLASTSRFPKLTVDYRIDAATTEVLNPFGGNIYVLVPQDTDLGWHEITIDGAARAPYFSTRSGYETPSSEWSAIRQYPGVTADFESDKFMVSVPSAQIRTFDEAAALLERWDQIMDIFQVLHGRPMARSRAEAYVLDSTQLVVGSFPGGYPVTPGLYAEGPNGITDGFYSPFAVLNEGNWEQDLGLLVMLHELGHHHYGRFLLEGEQESYVNVPAVAVLQQLYGLTYDEALSFSGYQYFSRTDAAIDWMVTQNFRNGDAIGFDPTTEEPAIETSYQARGHAKYVDLAAIFGTWEALGDVYRTYYEDDLVTGTPPGTQAGVTHDDFLVRGSEALGCNLASLFHFWGIHPSASVAEQIVAYPACDGAAQRLIHYLDSAPRTNGEIASFYNEKTAVQENQLNAEVYGQLLESFDVEQAQEIRDVGGALLEAYFGVTADEPPSVPGVLTTALTVNPDAGGSVEFAWEPSVDPQDKPLTYAWALLDGESGEEVLSRAWVEGTSVSIGMDELSEALGLDEAGDAPVMVTQQVTTSDTFTVVSSSKVATTISTGPGDDSGGDETGGDESGGGGDAGDGDSGGDASPPPADDTATTPDPAPTPGGGGGGGGSFSLLTLFALVLMAAGRRQRPLTARMS from the coding sequence GTGCTGGACACCTTGGTCCCATGGGCGCTCCTGTTAGGAGTGGTGGCAGCCACGCAGGTGTTCGCGAACCCCGACGATGGTGTGAACGCACGCTTCCAGTTCGACAACAGCCTCCAGGACACGGACGGCGAGTACACCCTCACCGGTGCCGGCGTGGAGACCGCCTACGTTGCGCGCGGCACCGGGACGGCCCTGGAACTCGCTGGGGAGTCCTGGCTGGAAGTCCCCCAAGCGGTACACACGGCGCTCCAGCGCGACCAGTCGCTCTCCCTGAGTGTGGACTTCTACTTCAAGGACACCGGCGAGGATGAAAGCGTTCGCGTCATCCTGAGCAACAAGGACTGGGCCTACGATGTCTTCGGCCTGAAGATCGAGGTGTTCAACGAGCGCATCGAGTGGCAGCCCGAGGGCATCATCTTCGTGCAGTTCAACATCGGTGTAGGCACGCGCGAGGTGGCGACGCGCTTCTTCGACCTGCCGATGGATCAGTGGCACACGGCCACCGTAGACATCGACTTCGTCACCAACGAAGTCGCTTTCGGCGTGAACGGCCGCAAGGAGAACAAGTCCCTCAACGAGAGCGAGGGCGGCGAGTCCATCGACCCGACTGCCTTCATCAGTCACCTCGGTGAGACGCCGTTTCGCTTGGGTGCGCATCAATCGGCCGCAGGCGTCGAGCCGGAATGGCGCAACGAGTTCGATATCGAGAACGGCAACACGACGACCTCCAATCTGGCGGAGGTGTACCTCGACAACTTCGTGATCCAGTCGCCGAAGCCGGATGGTGATGCGGCGACAGTGAACGCTTCACTGCGCGCCTTCAACCGCCACCTCTCGGGTGAGGAGGTGCTCGGTAACGCGGCGTTGGAAGCCGAACTCCTCGCCTTGCGCGAGAACCTGAGCGGGATCGACTTCGCCGCGATCTCAGACGAAGCCGGTCAGTTCGTGAGCGCCCACGCCGAGGCGTTCGGGCCCGTCTACGCCATCGTAGAGCGCAACAACTTGGATAACGTTCGCTACGACGACCTCCCGGCGACCTCCAAGGCCTACGTCGACTTGGGCGTTTGGATGCTGGAGAGCGGACTCCCCGACTCGGACCCGTCCAGCGCCGCTGGGGTGACCTACATCGAACACCGCGAGTGGCCCGGCGCCCTGGCGCCCGGAGCGGAGCGCGTCACGGGAGGTAGCGCCGACATTCGCGCCGAGTACGTGCGCGATCCGGGGTATCTGATGGGGGGCATGCGCCAGGAACCGGAGTCGGAGCTCGCCGCCTACCTGTATCGGCCGACGGGCTTCTACGCGCCCGCCGGCGAGGTCGTCACCGTGACCGTGCCGGACGCGCTCGTCGATAGCGGCTTGCACCTGCGCGTCGGCGTGCATGCTGACAATCACTCGTTGCTGGCATCGACGAGTCGCTTCCCCAAGCTGACGGTCGACTACCGCATCGATGCGGCCACCACCGAGGTGCTCAACCCCTTCGGTGGCAACATCTACGTGCTCGTGCCCCAGGACACGGATCTCGGGTGGCACGAGATCACCATCGACGGTGCCGCTCGCGCGCCGTACTTCTCAACGCGTAGCGGGTACGAGACGCCGAGCAGCGAATGGTCCGCCATTCGACAGTATCCCGGGGTCACCGCCGACTTCGAATCGGACAAGTTCATGGTCTCCGTGCCGTCCGCGCAGATTCGGACCTTCGATGAGGCCGCCGCGTTGCTCGAGCGTTGGGATCAGATCATGGACATCTTCCAGGTGCTCCACGGTCGGCCCATGGCGCGCTCGCGGGCGGAAGCCTACGTGCTCGATTCCACCCAGCTCGTGGTGGGCTCCTTCCCCGGCGGCTATCCGGTGACGCCCGGACTCTACGCGGAGGGGCCGAACGGGATCACCGACGGGTTCTACTCGCCGTTCGCCGTGCTCAACGAAGGCAACTGGGAGCAGGATCTTGGGCTGCTGGTCATGCTGCACGAACTCGGCCACCATCACTACGGCCGCTTCCTTCTCGAGGGGGAACAAGAGTCGTACGTGAACGTGCCAGCGGTGGCCGTGCTGCAGCAGCTCTACGGCCTCACCTACGACGAAGCCCTCAGCTTCTCCGGTTACCAATACTTCAGCCGTACCGATGCGGCGATCGACTGGATGGTGACGCAGAACTTCCGCAACGGCGATGCGATCGGGTTCGATCCCACCACCGAAGAGCCGGCTATCGAGACCTCCTACCAGGCGCGCGGCCATGCCAAGTACGTCGACCTAGCGGCGATCTTCGGCACCTGGGAAGCCCTGGGCGATGTCTATCGGACGTACTACGAGGATGATCTGGTCACGGGTACCCCGCCGGGTACGCAGGCAGGGGTTACCCACGATGACTTCCTGGTGCGTGGGAGTGAGGCTTTGGGCTGCAACCTCGCGAGCCTGTTTCACTTCTGGGGAATCCACCCGAGTGCGTCGGTGGCCGAGCAGATTGTCGCCTACCCGGCCTGCGACGGGGCAGCACAGCGCCTGATCCACTACCTCGATAGCGCGCCGCGCACCAATGGCGAGATCGCCAGCTTCTACAACGAGAAGACGGCGGTCCAGGAGAATCAGCTCAATGCCGAGGTCTACGGTCAGCTGCTGGAGAGCTTCGATGTGGAGCAAGCGCAGGAAATCCGCGACGTTGGTGGCGCCTTGCTGGAGGCGTACTTCGGCGTGACGGCGGATGAGCCTCCCAGCGTGCCTGGCGTATTGACCACGGCGTTGACCGTCAATCCCGACGCGGGTGGAAGCGTCGAGTTCGCCTGGGAGCCGTCGGTCGATCCGCAAGACAAACCTCTCACCTACGCTTGGGCCCTCTTAGATGGTGAGTCGGGAGAGGAAGTGCTCTCGCGTGCGTGGGTGGAGGGTACCTCCGTGTCGATCGGGATGGACGAGTTGTCCGAGGCTCTCGGCCTGGATGAGGCGGGCGATGCGCCTGTCATGGTGACCCAGCAGGTGACGACGTCCGACACCTTCACGGTCGTCTCATCGTCGAAGGTCGCGACGACGATCTCCACCGGGCCCGGTGACGATTCGGGTGGCGACGAGACAGGCGGCGACGAGTCCGGTGGGGGTGGTGATGCCGGCGACGGTGACTCCGGCGGTGACGCGAGTCCTCCGCCCGCAGACGATACGGCGACGACGCCTGACCCGGCGCCGACCCCGGGAGGGGGTGGCGGTGGCGGCGGTTCGTTCTCGCTCCTCACGCTGTTCGCGCTGGTGCTGATGGCAGCGGGGCGCCGCCAGCGACCGCTGACCGCGCGAATGTCTTAG
- a CDS encoding aspartate aminotransferase family protein, with protein sequence MMPALLPTYARAPIAFSHGEGCWLVDTQGERYLDFAAGIAVNVLGHAHPALVQALTEQAQRLWHVSNLYEIPAQRELAERLVGLTFADTAFFTNSGTECCELAVKMVRRHWFERGETQRQEILAFEGAFHGRSAAAIAAAGSAKLTHGFAPLLPGFRQLPFGDHEALRAAIGPQTAAVMIEPVQGEGGIRPLPEQCLRGLREACDEHGALLILDEVQCGVGRTGSLFAHERAQIAPDIMMVAKGIGGGFPLGALLASERASNCMTLGAHGSTYGGNPLGCAVGKAVLDIVSAPAFLARVREASERARGLLGELVSAYPDVFVEVRGVGLMLGVRCADGIANAEVVAAAAKAGVLTVPAGENVIRIVPPLTISDDELAIGAERLGAVAQRYQLTQAG encoded by the coding sequence ATGATGCCCGCCTTGCTTCCCACCTACGCTCGCGCCCCCATCGCCTTCAGCCACGGAGAGGGTTGCTGGCTGGTCGACACGCAGGGCGAGCGCTACCTGGACTTCGCCGCCGGCATCGCCGTCAACGTGCTCGGCCACGCCCATCCGGCCCTCGTGCAGGCGCTGACCGAGCAGGCCCAGCGCCTGTGGCACGTGAGCAACCTCTACGAGATCCCCGCCCAACGCGAACTGGCGGAGCGCCTCGTCGGCCTGACCTTCGCCGACACCGCGTTCTTCACCAATTCCGGCACGGAGTGCTGCGAGCTCGCGGTGAAGATGGTGCGCCGCCATTGGTTCGAGCGCGGGGAGACGCAGCGCCAGGAGATCCTCGCCTTCGAAGGCGCCTTTCACGGGCGTTCGGCCGCGGCGATCGCGGCCGCGGGTTCGGCCAAGCTCACCCACGGCTTCGCGCCGCTCCTGCCCGGGTTTCGCCAACTGCCCTTCGGTGACCACGAGGCCCTGCGGGCGGCGATCGGCCCCCAGACGGCCGCAGTGATGATCGAACCGGTGCAGGGGGAGGGCGGGATTCGACCCTTGCCCGAGCAATGCCTGCGGGGGTTGCGTGAGGCCTGCGACGAGCACGGTGCACTGTTGATCCTGGATGAGGTGCAGTGTGGCGTCGGGCGCACCGGCAGCCTCTTCGCCCATGAGCGAGCGCAAATCGCCCCCGACATCATGATGGTGGCCAAGGGGATCGGCGGCGGCTTCCCCCTCGGCGCCCTGCTGGCGAGCGAGCGCGCCTCGAACTGCATGACCCTCGGCGCGCACGGGTCCACCTACGGCGGCAATCCCCTCGGCTGCGCCGTGGGCAAGGCGGTGCTGGACATCGTCAGCGCGCCAGCCTTCCTGGCCCGCGTCCGCGAGGCGAGTGAACGGGCGAGGGGCCTGCTAGGTGAACTGGTCAGCGCCTATCCCGATGTGTTCGTCGAAGTGCGTGGCGTCGGGCTCATGTTGGGGGTGCGTTGCGCGGACGGCATCGCCAACGCGGAGGTGGTGGCGGCGGCGGCCAAGGCGGGCGTGCTCACGGTGCCGGCCGGGGAGAACGTGATTCGTATCGTGCCTCCGCTGACCATCAGCGATGATGAGCTCGCCATCGGTGCCGAGCGCTTGGGCGCTGTTGCGCAGCGCTACCAGTTGACGCAGGCGGGCTAA
- a CDS encoding alpha/beta fold hydrolase — translation MLLGTASQADTPAPARLADFAERPFLNNPVLSPDGRRVAVLVQNGREQLVGLIDVDAAAGDDLEYFSFGNRRIHGVDWAGNQRLLVSTTRPMTSDELLFAVGMLLQGVTDTDLILRNALMVLDVLRGRAMDINESSYLDSDRLVHVDPMGTYVLAYQYRMPKRDPFVVRIDLSSGEEEIVQKPRKGIDQWLADSDGTLVGGISYAKRRWRLHLTDPKNGKLKQIQSKRYSAVDGEVVRSIKVVPGTREGIIHTNSLTGRFAAYRYDLAQDVILDPIFEHPVADVTSLVTAPSNRVVGVQFEVDKLEQHWIDESMEAVQTRIDKSLPDRINLITSFSDDRNRILFYSQASSDPGSYYLFDRAKNRIEQLLKPYEKIDPDQLSPVEPIQYTARDGTLIRGYLTRPRYAPKDTPLPTIVLPHGGPFARDSWSYNTWVQFLADRGYAVLQPNFRGSTGFGRDFVEAGYGEWGRKMIDDIDDGTAWLVETGVAAPDQICIAGASYGGYAALWGSIRQPERYRCAVSLNGVTDLETMLRYDRKLFVASKYAQRWEERVAGLNLDNLDQVSPAHHAERIRVPTLLVQGEADRNVPKQQAEMYLEAVAEAGSTCVESLYLPGADHDLSSSEDFALARMEIFLARQLPTPRNPAPSVEDDIADCAS, via the coding sequence ATGCTACTAGGCACCGCCAGCCAGGCTGATACGCCGGCGCCCGCACGTCTCGCGGACTTCGCCGAGCGCCCGTTCCTCAACAACCCGGTGCTATCCCCGGATGGGCGACGCGTCGCCGTCCTGGTGCAAAACGGACGAGAGCAGCTGGTCGGCCTGATCGATGTGGATGCTGCCGCGGGCGATGACCTCGAATACTTCAGCTTCGGCAACCGTCGCATCCACGGTGTAGATTGGGCAGGCAACCAGCGCTTACTCGTCAGCACCACCCGACCCATGACGAGCGATGAGCTCCTGTTCGCTGTCGGAATGCTGCTGCAGGGCGTTACCGACACAGATCTGATCCTGCGCAACGCGCTGATGGTGCTCGATGTGCTGCGCGGCCGCGCGATGGACATCAACGAATCCTCCTACCTGGACTCGGACCGCCTGGTGCACGTCGACCCCATGGGCACCTACGTTCTCGCCTATCAGTACCGCATGCCGAAGCGCGATCCCTTCGTGGTGCGCATCGACCTGAGCTCCGGCGAGGAAGAGATCGTCCAGAAGCCCCGCAAGGGCATCGACCAATGGCTGGCGGACAGCGACGGTACCTTGGTCGGCGGCATCAGCTACGCCAAGCGACGTTGGCGCCTGCACCTCACCGATCCGAAGAACGGCAAGCTCAAGCAAATCCAGTCCAAGCGCTACTCGGCGGTCGACGGCGAGGTGGTGAGGAGCATCAAGGTGGTGCCCGGCACGCGTGAGGGCATCATCCACACCAACAGCCTGACGGGGCGCTTCGCCGCCTACCGCTACGACCTGGCGCAGGACGTCATCCTCGACCCCATCTTCGAACACCCCGTCGCCGACGTCACCTCGCTGGTCACGGCCCCCTCCAATCGGGTGGTTGGCGTGCAGTTCGAGGTGGACAAGCTCGAGCAGCACTGGATCGATGAGTCGATGGAGGCCGTGCAGACGCGGATCGACAAGTCCCTGCCCGATCGCATCAACCTGATCACGTCCTTCAGTGACGATCGCAACCGCATCCTCTTCTACTCGCAGGCGAGCTCCGACCCCGGCTCCTACTACCTCTTCGATCGCGCCAAGAACCGCATCGAGCAGCTCCTGAAGCCCTACGAGAAGATCGATCCCGACCAGCTCTCCCCGGTCGAACCGATCCAATACACGGCACGCGACGGCACCCTGATCCGGGGCTATCTGACGCGCCCGCGCTACGCACCGAAGGACACACCCCTGCCGACGATCGTCCTGCCCCACGGCGGCCCCTTCGCCAGGGACAGCTGGAGCTACAACACTTGGGTCCAGTTCCTCGCCGATCGCGGCTACGCCGTCTTGCAACCGAACTTTCGCGGTTCCACCGGCTTCGGCCGTGACTTCGTCGAAGCCGGCTACGGCGAGTGGGGACGGAAGATGATCGACGACATCGACGACGGCACGGCCTGGCTGGTGGAAACGGGGGTGGCCGCGCCAGATCAGATCTGCATCGCCGGCGCCAGCTACGGGGGCTACGCCGCCCTGTGGGGCTCGATCCGCCAACCCGAGCGCTATCGCTGCGCCGTGAGCCTCAACGGCGTCACCGACCTCGAGACGATGCTTCGCTACGACCGCAAGCTGTTCGTCGCCTCCAAGTACGCGCAGCGCTGGGAGGAACGTGTCGCGGGCCTGAACCTCGACAACCTGGATCAGGTGTCGCCCGCGCACCATGCGGAGCGGATCCGGGTGCCGACGCTGCTGGTGCAGGGCGAAGCCGACCGCAATGTGCCTAAGCAGCAGGCCGAGATGTACCTGGAAGCCGTCGCCGAGGCGGGGAGCACGTGCGTGGAAAGCCTGTACCTACCGGGTGCTGATCACGACCTGTCGAGCAGCGAGGACTTCGCCCTCGCCCGCATGGAGATCTTTCTCGCGCGGCAGCTACCCACCCCGCGCAATCCCGCGCCTTCGGTCGAGGACGATATCGCGGACTGCGCTTCGTAA